In one Streptomyces sp. T12 genomic region, the following are encoded:
- a CDS encoding TetR family transcriptional regulator: protein MAVRDPEATKARIFDAAVAEFARYGIAGARIDRIAAEAKANKQLIYAYFGNKAELFSQVLGRSMVDLAAAVPVDPDDIEGWLDRLMDYHAAHPELLRLLYWEGIQYGTTELPDETERQDHYAHKVAAVQDGQDRGVITDAIPAQDLLFLLVAMANWATVVPQMSRILVGGEDDDRDRLRASVKEAARRLIAR, encoded by the coding sequence ATGGCAGTAAGGGACCCCGAGGCCACCAAGGCCCGGATCTTCGACGCGGCGGTCGCCGAGTTCGCCCGGTACGGCATCGCGGGCGCCCGGATCGACCGCATCGCGGCCGAGGCCAAGGCCAACAAGCAGTTGATCTACGCCTACTTCGGCAACAAGGCGGAGCTGTTCTCCCAGGTCCTCGGCCGGTCCATGGTCGACCTCGCGGCGGCCGTCCCCGTCGACCCGGACGACATCGAGGGCTGGCTGGACCGGCTGATGGACTACCACGCCGCCCACCCGGAACTGCTGCGCCTCCTGTACTGGGAGGGCATCCAGTACGGCACCACCGAACTGCCCGACGAGACCGAACGCCAGGACCACTACGCCCACAAGGTCGCCGCCGTCCAGGACGGCCAGGACCGCGGCGTCATCACCGACGCGATCCCAGCCCAGGACCTGCTGTTCCTGCTGGTCGCGATGGCCAACTGGGCCACCGTCGTGCCTCAGATGAGCCGCATCCTGGTGGGCGGCGAGGACGACGACCGCGACCGCCTGCGTGCCTCGGTCAAGGAGGCGGCGCGCAGGCTCATCGCGCGCTGA
- a CDS encoding MFS transporter, which yields MQSTTPARRLRTPTPQTKTSRLFLPLIALCSAVTAANIYLAAPLLSVIAQDFGTAPSAVAWIASVAQFGYAAGLLFFAPLGDRVSRRPLVAVLSLATTAALAVGAAASGTSTLAAAVLVASAATVVPQLLVPLVAERAPAERRARHVAAVIAGLFTGIVAARVLGGLAGQAFGWRWVFVGAAALTAVLGLLTAAVLPAERPRRAGGLGGLFSGLTEMPGLVRRSPDLWRACVRQAGMYGAWSALWTSLALLLTGKPYALSTATAGLFGLFGLSASVVAPLAGGLVDRFGAAKVVRSAYLLAAVSVPLFWLGGHVMAALFVAAVAIHAALVASHVANQTLALTTTTSPATANSAYVVAGFTGGATASALAGFAFGQWGWGGVCAVAGVWLVLGWGFTAVRR from the coding sequence ATGCAGTCGACCACCCCAGCTCGCCGTCTCCGCACGCCCACCCCACAGACGAAGACGTCACGCCTCTTCCTCCCCCTCATCGCCCTGTGCTCCGCCGTCACGGCCGCCAACATCTATCTCGCCGCCCCGCTGCTCTCGGTCATCGCCCAGGACTTCGGGACCGCCCCCTCGGCCGTGGCCTGGATCGCCTCGGTCGCGCAGTTCGGCTACGCCGCCGGCCTGCTCTTCTTCGCCCCCCTCGGCGACCGCGTGAGCCGACGTCCGCTGGTCGCCGTCCTGTCGCTGGCCACCACGGCCGCCCTGGCCGTGGGTGCGGCGGCGTCCGGGACCAGCACGCTCGCGGCCGCGGTCCTCGTCGCCTCCGCCGCGACCGTCGTCCCGCAACTGCTCGTCCCGCTCGTCGCCGAACGCGCCCCCGCCGAACGCCGCGCCCGCCATGTCGCCGCCGTCATCGCCGGCCTGTTCACCGGCATCGTCGCGGCCCGCGTCCTCGGCGGCCTGGCCGGGCAGGCCTTCGGCTGGCGGTGGGTGTTCGTGGGCGCGGCCGCCCTCACCGCCGTACTCGGCCTGCTGACAGCCGCCGTCCTGCCGGCCGAACGCCCCCGCCGCGCCGGCGGCCTCGGCGGCCTCTTCTCTGGGCTCACCGAGATGCCGGGCCTGGTGCGCCGCTCCCCCGACCTGTGGCGCGCATGCGTACGGCAGGCCGGGATGTACGGCGCCTGGAGCGCCCTGTGGACCTCGCTGGCCCTGCTGCTGACGGGGAAGCCGTACGCCCTCTCGACCGCGACCGCCGGACTCTTCGGCCTCTTCGGACTGTCGGCGAGCGTCGTGGCGCCGCTCGCGGGGGGCCTGGTCGACCGTTTCGGCGCCGCCAAGGTCGTACGGTCCGCGTATCTGCTCGCCGCCGTCTCCGTGCCGCTGTTCTGGCTGGGCGGGCACGTGATGGCCGCGCTGTTCGTGGCCGCCGTCGCCATCCACGCCGCCCTGGTCGCCTCCCACGTCGCCAACCAGACCCTGGCCCTGACGACCACCACCTCTCCCGCGACCGCCAACAGCGCCTACGTCGTCGCAGGCTTCACCGGCGGCGCCACCGCCTCGGCCCTGGCGGGCTTCGCCTTCGGGCAGTGGGGCTGGGGCGGAGTGTGCGCGGTGGCGGGGGTTTGGCTGGTGTTGGGGTGGGGGTTCACTGCGGTGCGGCGGTGA